The Neovison vison isolate M4711 chromosome 5, ASM_NN_V1, whole genome shotgun sequence genome includes a region encoding these proteins:
- the SPATA13 gene encoding spermatogenesis-associated protein 13 isoform X4 — MVARGEIARFWSLESLHMVSSDGGTESTALVDDNGSEEDYSYEDLCQANPRYLQPGGEQLAINELISDGSVVCAEALWDHVTMDDQELGFKAGDVIQVLEASNKDWWWGRNEDKEAWFPASFVRLRVNQEELSENSSSTQGEEQEEDAGKNRHKHLESKHQMRTNVIQEIMNTERVYIKHLKDICEGYIRQCRKHTGMFTVAQLATIFGNIEDIYKFQRKFLKDLEKQYNKEEPHLSEIGSCFLQHQEGFAIYSEYCNNHPGACAELSNLMKQGRYRHFFEACRLLQQMIDIAIDGFLLTPVQKICKYPLQLAELLKYTTPEHSDYNNIKAAYEAMKNVACLINERKRRLESIDKIARWQVSIVGWEGLDILDRSSELIHSGELTKVTRHGKSQQRTFFLFDHQLVSCKKDLLRRDVLYYRGRTDMDDVELVDLEDGRDKDWNLSVKNAFKLVSKSTDEVHLFCARKQEDKVRWLQACEDERRRVREDREMGMEISENQKKLAMLNAQKAGHGKSKGYSGCPVAPPHQNLHPLHQRHVTVPTSVPQQQVFALAEPKRKPSLFWHTFNKLTPFKK, encoded by the exons tCTCTTCAGATGGAGGTACTGAGTCCACGGCCTTAGTGGATGACAACGGCAGTGAGGAAGACTATAGCTATGAAGACCTGTGTCAGGCCAACCCCAGATACCTACAGCCAGGCGGGGAGCAGCTGGCCATCAACGAG CTGATCAGCGATGGCAGTGTGGTCTGTGCAGAAGCCTTATGGGACCACGTGACCATGGATGACCAGGAACTGGGCTTCAAGGCAGGAGATGTCATCCAGGTCCTGGAAGCCTCTAACAAGGACTGGTGGTGGGGCCGGAATGAGGACAAGGAGGCCTGGTTCCCCGCAAGCTTTGTCAGA TTGCGTGTCAATCAGGAGGAGCTGTCGGAGAATTCCAGCAGCACCCAGGGCGAGGAGCAGGAGGAAGATGCCGGCAAGAACCGCCACAAACACTTGGAGAGCAAGCACCAGATGAGGACCAATGTCATCCAGGAGATCATGAACACCGAGCGCGTGTACATCAAGCACCTCAAGGACATCTGTGAG GGCTATATTCGACAGTGTCGCAAGCACACCGGAATGTTCACTGTTGCACAACTAGCCACCATTTTTGGAAACAttgaagatatttacaaattccAAAGAAAGTTCCTGAAAGACCTTGAGAAGCAGTACAATAAAGAGGAACCTCATTTAAGTGAAATAGGATCCTGCTTTCTTCAACAT CAAGAGGGCTTCGCCATCTATTCCGAGTACTGTAACAACCACCCGGGCGCCTGCGCGGAGCTGTCCAACCTGATGAAGCAGGGCAGGTACCGACACTTCTTCGAAGCTTGCCGTCTGCTCCAGCAGATGATCGACATCGCCATCGACGGCTTCCTCCTCACGCCAGTGCAGAAGATCTGCAAGTACCCTCTGCAGCTGGCCGAGCTGCTCAAGTACACCACGCCCGAGCACAG TGATTACAACAACATAAAGGCAGCCTATGAAGCCATGAAGAACGTGGCGTGTCTGATCAATGAGCGCAAGCGCAGGCTGGAAAGCATAGACAAGATAGCGCGGTGGCAGGTGTCCATCGTAGGCTGGGAG GGGCTGGATATCCTAGACCGCAGCTCTGAGCTGATCCACTCCGGGGAGCTGACCAAGGTCACCAGGCACGGCAAGAGCCAGCAGCGGACGTTCTTCCTGTTCGACCACCAGCTGGTGTCCTGCAAGAAGGACCTGCTGCGCAGGGACGTGCTCTACTATAGAGGCCGCACAGACATGGATGACGTGGAGCTAGTGGACCTGGAGGACGGCCGGGACAAGGACTGGAACCTCAGCGTGAAGAACGCCTTCAAGCTCGTCAGCAAAAGCACGGACGAGGTGCATCTGTTCTGTGCCAGAAAGCAAGAGGACAAGGTGCGGTGGCTGCAGGCCTGCGAGGACGAGAGGCGGCGCGTACGGGAGGACCGCGAGATGG GAATGGAAAtttcagaaaatcaaaagaaactcGCCATGTTAAATGCTCAAAAGGCGGGACATGGAAAGTCAAAAG GCTACAGCGGATGCCCCGTGGCCCCACCGCACCAGAACCTGCACCCCCTTCACCAGCGCCACGTCACCGTGCCCACCAGCGTCCCCCAGCAGCAGGTGTTTGCCCTGGCAGAGCCCAAGAGGAAGCCGTCGCTCTTCTGGCACACGTTCAACAAACTCACCCCTTTCAAGAAATGA
- the SPATA13 gene encoding spermatogenesis-associated protein 13 isoform X3 has product MCCREPAARPPVPAHRVLPYKAVSARFRPFTFSQSTPIGLDRVGRRRQMRASNVSSDGGTESTALVDDNGSEEDYSYEDLCQANPRYLQPGGEQLAINELISDGSVVCAEALWDHVTMDDQELGFKAGDVIQVLEASNKDWWWGRNEDKEAWFPASFVRLRVNQEELSENSSSTQGEEQEEDAGKNRHKHLESKHQMRTNVIQEIMNTERVYIKHLKDICEGYIRQCRKHTGMFTVAQLATIFGNIEDIYKFQRKFLKDLEKQYNKEEPHLSEIGSCFLQHQEGFAIYSEYCNNHPGACAELSNLMKQGRYRHFFEACRLLQQMIDIAIDGFLLTPVQKICKYPLQLAELLKYTTPEHSDYNNIKAAYEAMKNVACLINERKRRLESIDKIARWQVSIVGWEGLDILDRSSELIHSGELTKVTRHGKSQQRTFFLFDHQLVSCKKDLLRRDVLYYRGRTDMDDVELVDLEDGRDKDWNLSVKNAFKLVSKSTDEVHLFCARKQEDKVRWLQACEDERRRVREDREMGMEISENQKKLAMLNAQKAGHGKSKGYSGCPVAPPHQNLHPLHQRHVTVPTSVPQQQVFALAEPKRKPSLFWHTFNKLTPFKK; this is encoded by the exons tCTCTTCAGATGGAGGTACTGAGTCCACGGCCTTAGTGGATGACAACGGCAGTGAGGAAGACTATAGCTATGAAGACCTGTGTCAGGCCAACCCCAGATACCTACAGCCAGGCGGGGAGCAGCTGGCCATCAACGAG CTGATCAGCGATGGCAGTGTGGTCTGTGCAGAAGCCTTATGGGACCACGTGACCATGGATGACCAGGAACTGGGCTTCAAGGCAGGAGATGTCATCCAGGTCCTGGAAGCCTCTAACAAGGACTGGTGGTGGGGCCGGAATGAGGACAAGGAGGCCTGGTTCCCCGCAAGCTTTGTCAGA TTGCGTGTCAATCAGGAGGAGCTGTCGGAGAATTCCAGCAGCACCCAGGGCGAGGAGCAGGAGGAAGATGCCGGCAAGAACCGCCACAAACACTTGGAGAGCAAGCACCAGATGAGGACCAATGTCATCCAGGAGATCATGAACACCGAGCGCGTGTACATCAAGCACCTCAAGGACATCTGTGAG GGCTATATTCGACAGTGTCGCAAGCACACCGGAATGTTCACTGTTGCACAACTAGCCACCATTTTTGGAAACAttgaagatatttacaaattccAAAGAAAGTTCCTGAAAGACCTTGAGAAGCAGTACAATAAAGAGGAACCTCATTTAAGTGAAATAGGATCCTGCTTTCTTCAACAT CAAGAGGGCTTCGCCATCTATTCCGAGTACTGTAACAACCACCCGGGCGCCTGCGCGGAGCTGTCCAACCTGATGAAGCAGGGCAGGTACCGACACTTCTTCGAAGCTTGCCGTCTGCTCCAGCAGATGATCGACATCGCCATCGACGGCTTCCTCCTCACGCCAGTGCAGAAGATCTGCAAGTACCCTCTGCAGCTGGCCGAGCTGCTCAAGTACACCACGCCCGAGCACAG TGATTACAACAACATAAAGGCAGCCTATGAAGCCATGAAGAACGTGGCGTGTCTGATCAATGAGCGCAAGCGCAGGCTGGAAAGCATAGACAAGATAGCGCGGTGGCAGGTGTCCATCGTAGGCTGGGAG GGGCTGGATATCCTAGACCGCAGCTCTGAGCTGATCCACTCCGGGGAGCTGACCAAGGTCACCAGGCACGGCAAGAGCCAGCAGCGGACGTTCTTCCTGTTCGACCACCAGCTGGTGTCCTGCAAGAAGGACCTGCTGCGCAGGGACGTGCTCTACTATAGAGGCCGCACAGACATGGATGACGTGGAGCTAGTGGACCTGGAGGACGGCCGGGACAAGGACTGGAACCTCAGCGTGAAGAACGCCTTCAAGCTCGTCAGCAAAAGCACGGACGAGGTGCATCTGTTCTGTGCCAGAAAGCAAGAGGACAAGGTGCGGTGGCTGCAGGCCTGCGAGGACGAGAGGCGGCGCGTACGGGAGGACCGCGAGATGG GAATGGAAAtttcagaaaatcaaaagaaactcGCCATGTTAAATGCTCAAAAGGCGGGACATGGAAAGTCAAAAG GCTACAGCGGATGCCCCGTGGCCCCACCGCACCAGAACCTGCACCCCCTTCACCAGCGCCACGTCACCGTGCCCACCAGCGTCCCCCAGCAGCAGGTGTTTGCCCTGGCAGAGCCCAAGAGGAAGCCGTCGCTCTTCTGGCACACGTTCAACAAACTCACCCCTTTCAAGAAATGA